A window of the Leishmania mexicana MHOM/GT/2001/U1103 complete genome, chromosome 29 genome harbors these coding sequences:
- a CDS encoding cysteine peptidase, Clan CA, family C19,putative, protein MSLSSQGSTPWKFRGDATASVGAITAVEFDPDVELLWVCDAFGTLMSFSLQSQGQGEAPAWVNYSSFSVSSRPATNIFFLNMGGERMVTVADREVIRGYKRGGVLMMCLPQPTAVQNYIDLFQANNNTGAMFYTGNAGLTRLILNHQETDQLTVPMEATLVALKQCDRWVATGSASGAVYVRNASDLSLVGQVTPSRNRVMALEVFDNTVMAAYSERSATSFVKVFDVRKMSEAVSTIQDIPSGNVTQMRRYQDGFGLSSDRAFLLSPAGFHIIQLDQEKPVFSSSPLSEGSCTAVAVSPSNMCAAIGNDKGTFYALAHPATRDDYVMSTFVQPVRPKHPVYHHSWEEPNIADGFDDSVDLGTLASNWPEEDYMILTVPQKLRCVNYESHSIVPNEWGLMRADSCLPDPKDKLSSILPNPYPFNTQLGDDPACAQEALLELRKDMKRKHKSSRGGGGEYSPMEDSLQVCYSVQHKLDWRSYNEIAQRVIGIDNSFPECWITPLLQSLYLCQPPEFPIRKVILRHICKREFCMTCEIAFIFANMLTTSASVMGMKGEALPPIVPVAHFIRTLRQIRAFANTDVFQRPKNRDDAVAKMHLGQRLVLETLHKDLQDQKAYPFMNYEAPPEYDGAIAALFGTEFTSNGRVHIEPRFYWEVPGSALKVDEGLQHLLKQLEGYKDQVQIKRLPPIIVLLLNPEHSNLKPPTSLKISRAGKEDYNYVLNSNIVHLADDVEDTGNFVSQQRIKDDSFSLVNDYRVTAPMKMQELERLVPALRSYSAVVTFYALDNLTTPPYARLDDSRTPNLWHLLGPLLTNDVLSRPLLRDPAKQAFRSPLSSYTEIRAGDLIAIDAEYVVLKWASRDEGNEMFYVSQRKPHMGLARVSCILSSKDGDERTIVDDYVHIPEEIEDYVTQYSGIHPGDLDPLESSKSLTSLKSTYLKLRALVDGGVVFVGHGLAQDFRVCNIVVPRKQIIDTLEIFHKPGSRYLSLRFLAYHVLGESVQEDEHDSIEDARTSLRLYRKYQQLKSEGTFESVLDHLMAKGAETSWYVPDTKSLFRDTPQTPPVSVMGSPVLEKMVKAVPEDDERDVNTFDMAAAVATEGDEDDEDGDDDAPTASEVLEAVRKSMER, encoded by the coding sequence ATGAGTCTCAGTTCGCAAGGTAGCACACCGTGGAAATTCCGCGGCGATGCCACGGCGTCTGTTGGGGCCATCACGGCGGTGGAGTTCGACCCCGATGTGGAGCTGCTTTGGGTGTGCGACGCCTTCGGCACGCTCATGAGCTTCTCGCTGCAGTCGCAGGGCCAGGGTGAGGCCCCGGCGTGGGTGAACTACTCGTCGTTCTCCGTCTCCAGCCGCCCTGCCACGAATATTTTCTTCCTCAACATGGGTGGCGAGCGTatggtgacggtggcggacCGGGAGGTAATCCGCGGGTAcaagcgcggcggcgtcctgATGATGTGCCTTCCGCAGCCCACCGCCGTGCAGAACTACATTGACCTCTTCCAggccaacaacaacaccgGTGCGATGTTCTACACCGGCAACGCTGGCCTGACGCGGCTGATCCTCAACCACCAAGAGACGGACCAGCTCACCGTTCCGATGGAGGCGACGTTGGTGGCTTTGAAGCAGTGCGACCGATGGGTTGCCACCGGGAGCGCCTCTGGCGCCGTGTACGTGCGCAATGCGTCTGATCTTAGCCTGGTTGGCCAGGTTACCCCGTCGCGGAACCGCGTCATGGCGCTGGAGGTGTTCGACAACACGGTGATGGCGGCATACTCGGAGCGGTCGGCGACGTCCTTTGTGAAGGTGTTCGATGTACGCAAAATGTCGGAGGCGGTGTCGACGATTCAGGACATCCCGTCCGGCAATGTGACGCAGATGCGCCGCTACCAGGACGGCTTCGGGCTGTCGAGCGACCGCGCCTTCCTGCTGTCGCCTGCAGGCTTCCACATTATCCAGCTGGACCAGGAGAAGCCGGTGTTCTCGTCGAGCCCCCTGAGCGagggcagctgcaccgccgtggcTGTCTCCCCGTCCAACATGTGCGCCGCCATCGGGAACGACAAGGGCACCTTCTACGCCCTCGCCCACCCAGCCACGCGAGACGACTACGTGATGTCCACGTTTGTTCAGCCGGTGCGGCCGAAGCACCCAGTCTACCATCACAGCTGGGAGGAGCCGAACATCGCAGACGGCTTCGACGACTCGGTCGACCTCGGCACCCTCGCCTCCAACTGGCCTGAGGAGGACTACATGATCCTTACCGTGCCTCAGAAGCTGCGGTGCGTCAACTACGAGTCGCACAGCATTGTGCCGAACGAGTGGGGGCTGATGCGGGCAGACAGCTGCCTGCCAGATCCGAAGGACAAGCTCAGCTCCATCTTGCCGAACCCGTACCCCTTCAACACGCAGCTCGGCGACGACCCAGCCTGCGCGCaagaggcgctgctcgagcTGCGCAAAGATATGAAGCGCAAGCACAAGTCCtcgcgtggtggcggcggcgagtacAGCCCGATGGAGGACTCCTTGCAGGTCTGCTACAGCGTCCAGCACAAGCTGGACTGGCGCAGCTACAACGAGATCGCACAGCGTGTCATCGGCATCGACAACAGCTTCCCTGAGTGTTGGATCACGCCGCTTCTGCAGTCGCTCTATCTATGCCAGCCGCCCGAGTTTCCCATCCGCAAGGTCATCCTGCGGCACATCTGCAAGCGGGAGTTCTGCATGACGTGCGAGATCGCCTTCATCTTCGCCAACATGTTGACCACATCCGCGAGTGTGATGGGGATGAAgggcgaggcgctgccgccgattGTGCCGGTGGCGCACTTCATTCGGACGTTGCGGCAGATCCGTGCTTTCGCCAATACAGACGTGTTTCAGCGGCCAAAGAACCGCGATGATGCGGTGGCGAAGATGCACCTGGGgcagcggctggtgctggagACACTGCACAAGGATCTGCAAGACCAGAAGGCCTACCCCTTCATGAACTACGAAGCACCGCCCGAGTACGATGGCGCCATCGCAGCTCTCTTTGGCACCGAGTTCACGTCAAACGGCCGCGTGCACATTGAACCGCGTTTCTACTGGGAGGTGCCCGGCTCCGCGCTCAAGGTGGATGAggggctgcagcacctgctgaagcagctggaggggtATAAAGACCAGGTGCAGATTAAACGGCTTCCACCCAtcatcgtcctcctcctgaACCCGGAGCACAGCAACCTGAAGCCGCCAACGAGCCTCAAGATTTCGCGTGCGGGCAAGGAGGACTACAATTACGTGCTGAACAGCAATATCGTGCACCTCGCCGACGACGTGGAGGACACGGGCAACTTCGTCAGCCAGCAGCGCATCAAGGATGACAGTTTTTCACTCGTGAACGACTACCGCGTGACGGCGCCGATGAAGATGCAAGAGCTGGAGCGCCTGGTGCCCGCGCTGCGCTCCTACTCGGCCGTGGTCACCTTCTACGCCCTTGACAACCTTACCACGCCGCCGTACGCCCGCCTGGACGACTCGCGCACCCCGAACTTGTGGCATCTACTTGGCCCCCTGCTGACAAACGACGTGCTGTCgcgtccgctgctgcgagacCCGGCGAAGCAGGCCTTCCGATCGCCGTTGTCCTCGTACACGGAGATCAGAGCTGGCGACCTCATCGCCATCGACGCAGAGTACGTGGTGCTCAAATGGGCGAGCCGAGACGAGGGCAACGAGATGTTCTACGTGTCGCAGCGCAAGCCGCACATGGGCCTAGCCCGTGTGAGCTGCATCCTGAGCAGCAAGGACGGCGATGAACGCACCATCGTGGACGACTACGTGCACATTCCCGAGGAGATCGAGGACTACGTGACGCAGTACAGCGGCATCCACCCCGGTGACCTCGACCCACTTGAGTCGTCCAAGAGCCTAACGTCGCTCAAGTCGACGTACCTGAAGTTGCGCGCGCTGGTCGACGGTGGCGTTGTCTTTGTTGGCCACGGCCTCGCTCAAGACTTCCGCGTGTGCAACATCGTCGTGCCGCGCAAGCAGATCATCGACACACTCGAGATATTCCACAAGCCCGGGTCCCGGTACCTCTCGCTGCGCTTCTTGGCATACCACGTGCTCGGCGAGAGCGTGCAGGAGGACGAGCACGACTCAATCGAGGACGCCCGCACGTCACTGCGTCTCTACCGCAAGTACCAGCAGCTCAAGAGCGAGGGCACCTTCGAGAGCGTGCTGGACCATCTCATGGCCAAAGGTGCTGAGACGAGCTGGTACGTGCCCGATACGAAGTCGTTGTTCCGCGATACCCCGCAGACCCCGCCAGTGTCCGTGATGGGTTCACCTGTACTCGAGAAGATGGTAAAGGCCGTGCCGGAGGACGACGAAAGGGACGTAAACACGTTTgacatggcggcggcggtggcgaccgAAGgtgacgaggatgacgaggacggcgatgacgatgCCCCCACTGCCAGCGAAGTGCTAGAGGCCGTGCGCAAGTCCATGGAGCGGTAG